The nucleotide sequence TCGCTGGCAAGGTGAAACGGCTGATCGATCACGTAAGACATCGTCGTGATTGTACACGAGTTACTCACAACGTCGCCCGCCCCGCGTACCCGCACGTTCCTGCCTTAATTGCGCGCAGCAAAACAGCGTAGAATCGCCGATTGCGCGCTTTATGGGCATGATTTTCACACGGTGCGTTCGCACTGAGTTACGGAATTGGGCATTGCCGCGAGGTTTTCCACATCAAAGGGCCCACTGGTCAACGGCTTGACATGATGGCATCATACTTGCTGGCTTGTTCGGTCTGTATTGCTGCGCCTACGAAGCGCGCAAGGTTTCACTTTCACTCATTGCGATTGGAGCATACGTCTCATGAGCGGCAGCACAGCACGCACCTCGGCCATTTCCGCCGTCACCAACTACAAACCGATCAGCGAACCGCTGAACTTCAGCGAGACGCCGTCGAAGGATCTCTTCGGCTGCAACGTGTTCAACACGGCGGTCATGCGCGACCAGCTCCCCAAGGCCGTGTTCAAGAAGCTCATGAAGACCATCGACAACGGCGACAAGCTCGACGAGTCCGTCGCCGACGTCGTCGCCTCGGCGATGCGCGACTGGGCCATCGAGAAGGGCGCGACGCACTATGCGCACGTCTTCTTCCCCCTGACCGGCCTGACCGCTGAGAAGCATGACTCCTTCCTCTCGCCGACCTCCGACGGCAGCGCCATCGCCGAGTTCACCGGCTCGCAGCTCATTCAGGGCGAACCCGACGCTTCGTCCTTCCCCTCCGGCGGCCTCCGCGCGACCTTCGAAGCCCGCGGCTACACCGCGTGGGACGTGACCAGCCCCGCCTACATCCTCGAGAACCCCAACGGCACGACGCTGTGCATCCCGACGGCCTTCGTCTCCTGGACCGGCGAAGCCCTCGATAAGAAGACGCCCGTCCTGCGCTCGATGCACGCGCTCGACGTGCAGGCCCGCCGCATCCTCAAGCTGTTCGGACATGCGAGCATCGCCCGCGTCGTGGCGACGGCCGGCCCCGAGCAGGAATACTTCCTCATCGACCGCAACTTCTTCTTCGCCCGCCCCGACCTCGTCAACGCCGGGCGGACCCTCTTCGGCAAGAAGCCCCCGAAGGGTCAGGAACTCGAAGACCAGTACTTCGGCGCCATCCCCGAGCGCGTCCTGGCCTGCATGCTCGACACCGAGCGCGAGCTCTTCAAGCTGGGCGTCCCCGTCAAAACGCGCCACAACGAAGTGGCCCCGAGCCAGTACGAAATCGCCCCTCTCTATGAAGACGCCAACGTCGCCACCGATCATCAGCAGACGATCATGACGACCCTCAAGCGCGTCGCGCAGAAGTACGGCATGGAATGCCTCCTGCACGAAAAGCCCTTCGCCGGCGTCAATGGGTCGGGCAAACACGTCAACTGGTCGCTGGGCAACTCCACGCAGGGCAACCTCCTCGAGCCCGGCGATACGCCGCACGAGAACGCCCAGTTCCTCGTGTTCTGCGCCGCCGTCATCCGCGCCGTCGACAAGTTCGCGCCGCTGCTCCGCGCCGTCGTGGCCCATGCCGGCAATGACCATCGCCTCGGCGCCAACGAAGCTCCCCCCGCCATCATCTCGATCTTCCTCGGTGATCAGCTTCTGGACATCTTCGAGCAGATCGCCAAGGGCGGCGTCAAGAGCGCCAAGAAGGCCGGGATCATGAACATCGGCGTCGACACCCTGCCCCCCCTGCCCAAGCACGCCGGCGACCGCAACCGCACCTCGCCCTTCGCGTTCACGGGCAACAAGTTCGAGTTCCGAGCCGTCGGCTCCAACCAGTCGATCGCCGGTCCGCTCGTGGCCCTCAACACGATCGTCTCCGACTCCCTCGACTACGTGGCGACCGAACTGGAGAACGCCACCAAGGGCGACCCCAAGAAGCTCAACGCCGCCGTGCAGGAGCACGTGGCGTCGAGCATCAAGGACCACGGCCGCGTGCTCTTCAACGGCGACGGCTACTCCGAAGCGTGGCACAAGGAAGCCGAGAAGCGCGGCTTGCCCAACTTCCGCACCACCATCGACGCCCTCCCGGCGATCACCGATTCGGAAGTCGTCAAGATCTTCAAGAAGTTCAACGTCCTGTCCAAGCGCGAGCTGGAGTCCAGACAGGACATCTACTTCGAGCAGTACGTCAAGGCCGTCAACATCGAAGCGCAGCTCACCGTGCAGATCGCCAAGACCAAGATCTTCCCCGCCGCCGTGCGTTATCAGAGCGAGCTGGCCGTCACCTGTGCGAACCTCAAGGCCGTCGGCTACGAGTTCGACACGGATACGCTCGACAAGTTGACCGCGCTGGTCAAGGATCTTCAGGACTCGATCGCCGCTCTCGAAGCCGCGATGGGTCATCATGGCCACAAGGGCCTCGTCGCCGAAGCCAAGTATTTCTGCGACTCGATCCTGCCCGCCATGCTCAAGGTCCGCTCCGCCGCCGACGAGCTGGAGTCGATGGTCGCCGACGACCTCTGGCCCCTGCCGACCTATCAGGAAATGCTCTTCATCAAGTAAGACGCATTCCGATTCCTCAATCGCAAAAGCCCACGGCGAAAGTCGTGGGCTTTTTTCATGGAAAAATCTTCGCGCCATCGCCGGGAGATTTCCCCCGCACCGGTTTATACATAGGTAGAGGCCACGCATCGAGGCGCGTCATGTCCCTTTCCGACCCGAAAATGAAGCTCTTCACCCGCTGCTGGACGACCGCCCTGCCGGCCGTCTCGGCGTATATCCTTGCGGCGACGCGCGATGCGACCGACACCGAAGACCTCGTTCACGATGTGGCCCAATCGGCCCTTGAGCATCTCGATACCTACGACACGAGTCGGCCGTTCGATGCATGGGTGCTGGGCATCGCCCGCAATCGCATTCTCAATCACTTCCGCTCCCGCCGCCGCGATCGTCATGTCTTCGGCGAGCCCGCCCTGATCGCCCTCGCCGCCGCCTACGAAGGCATTGACCATCACAAGGAAGCCATGCAGCTCGCGCTCGAACACTGCACCGGCTCCCTCCCCGCCAATCAGCGTCAGCTTCTTGAAAAGCGCTATCGCGATGAAGTGCCCGTGCAGGACATCGCCGCGTCGTCAAACACGACGCCGCACGCCGTGAGCAATGCCCTGCATCGCATCCGCCAGAAACTCGCCGAATGCGTCCGACGGCAGATGTCCGCCGAAGGCGGTGTGACGCATGGCTAACCGCCTCGAACTCATCGACGCTTATCTCGATGGCGTGCTGGACGACGAAGTCGTGCGGCAGCTCGAAGCCGACCTCGTCGCCGACCCCGCCCTCGCCCGCCAACTCGCCCAACGCTCCCTCTTCCACGCCCGCCTGCGCGACCTGTACCTCATCGACCGCCGCACCGCGCCCGCCGCCGCGCCGACGCTGAGCGGCGCCTCGCCGCGAAGCGTCTGGTACAAAAAGGGGAT is from Planctomycetota bacterium and encodes:
- a CDS encoding sigma-70 family RNA polymerase sigma factor, producing MSLSDPKMKLFTRCWTTALPAVSAYILAATRDATDTEDLVHDVAQSALEHLDTYDTSRPFDAWVLGIARNRILNHFRSRRRDRHVFGEPALIALAAAYEGIDHHKEAMQLALEHCTGSLPANQRQLLEKRYRDEVPVQDIAASSNTTPHAVSNALHRIRQKLAECVRRQMSAEGGVTHG
- a CDS encoding glutamine synthetase type III, translated to MSGSTARTSAISAVTNYKPISEPLNFSETPSKDLFGCNVFNTAVMRDQLPKAVFKKLMKTIDNGDKLDESVADVVASAMRDWAIEKGATHYAHVFFPLTGLTAEKHDSFLSPTSDGSAIAEFTGSQLIQGEPDASSFPSGGLRATFEARGYTAWDVTSPAYILENPNGTTLCIPTAFVSWTGEALDKKTPVLRSMHALDVQARRILKLFGHASIARVVATAGPEQEYFLIDRNFFFARPDLVNAGRTLFGKKPPKGQELEDQYFGAIPERVLACMLDTERELFKLGVPVKTRHNEVAPSQYEIAPLYEDANVATDHQQTIMTTLKRVAQKYGMECLLHEKPFAGVNGSGKHVNWSLGNSTQGNLLEPGDTPHENAQFLVFCAAVIRAVDKFAPLLRAVVAHAGNDHRLGANEAPPAIISIFLGDQLLDIFEQIAKGGVKSAKKAGIMNIGVDTLPPLPKHAGDRNRTSPFAFTGNKFEFRAVGSNQSIAGPLVALNTIVSDSLDYVATELENATKGDPKKLNAAVQEHVASSIKDHGRVLFNGDGYSEAWHKEAEKRGLPNFRTTIDALPAITDSEVVKIFKKFNVLSKRELESRQDIYFEQYVKAVNIEAQLTVQIAKTKIFPAAVRYQSELAVTCANLKAVGYEFDTDTLDKLTALVKDLQDSIAALEAAMGHHGHKGLVAEAKYFCDSILPAMLKVRSAADELESMVADDLWPLPTYQEMLFIK